A window of Halovivax gelatinilyticus genomic DNA:
GTCGGGTGGTCTCACTTCGTTCGCGACTGTGACACGGCTGAGGACAACTGGGAGAGAGGTTCCAGTACTCCAGACTTCGGGAGAGTAGTGGTCGACCGATTGTGACCGGGCCTGAACGAACGGCAACGGGAACGACTCGGCACCGTTACGACGCTCCGGGCGGGCCAGCGTCGTCGCCGAAGCCGCTCCCGTACGCGTCGCGTACCTCCGTGACGGTGACTTCGTAGGCGTCGTACCACTCGGTCCAGCGCAGTTTCGCCCGTCTGTGGTCAGAATCCGCGCCGAACGAATCGAGCGCGTCCAGCGACTCCCAGTAGTAGACGACGAGCACCTCGTCGCGCTCGGGGTCGGTCCACGTGCGCTTTCCGAGATAGCCATCCGTCCCCTCGGCGACCGCCTGTATCGTCTCGTTCAACTCGTGGAACTCGGCGTCGTACTCCCCCGGAGCGAGGCGAAACGTAACGAGGTACATCGATCTCCGATCGGTCGCCCACCCGCAAAAGCGATGCTGCTTGGAACGATCGCCATGGACGTCCGATACGGGACCCAGCACCCCGATAGAGCTCCGACGAGGGTCCGCCGGACCGACATCGTCTGAAGTACTCGCCACGTACCGAAAGCGCAACACGGTGGCGAGATCAGTCCTGCGACCGAGCGGTGAGCGAGATGCTCTTGACGCCGTAGGTGTGACAGGCGCCCTTGGCTCGGTCGGAGGTGAACTCGTACTGTGAGTTGTCTCGCAACGCGTCGATCTCGAAGCCGGGCGTCTCGATCATCGACGCGTAGTCGTCGACCTGTTCGGCGCCGCCGATACACGCCGCCCAGAGGTCGGCGTCGGTTTTGATCCCCTCGGAGAGGCGTCGCTCGCTGACGATGTCCGAGAGCGCGATCCGCCCGCCGGGTTTGAGCACGCGACGCATCTCGGAGAAGACGCGGTCTTTCGCCGCCGAGAGGTTGATGACCCCGTTCGAGACGACGACGTCGAACGTCTCGTCGTCGAACGGCAGCTCCTCGACGTACCCGCGCTCGAAGGAGACGTTCTGAAATCCCATCTCGTCGCGTAATCGGCGCGCGTTCGCGAGCTGTTCGTCGGTCATGTCCAGTCCGGCGACGCTCCCGTTTTCGCCGACGTGGCCAGCCGCGACGAAGACGTCCATCCCGGAGCCGCTGCCCAGATCGAGGACGTCCTCGCCCGTCCGAAGGTCGGCGAGGTCGAAGTGGTAGCCGACGCCGGCGAAGGAGTCGATCGCCTCGTCGGGTGCCCACTCGAGATCCGCCGGTCGGTAGCCCAGTCGCGCTGCTAGCGGCCGTCCCATCTCGAAGTGGAACTCGCCGTCGGGTGTCTCGGCGACATCCCGATAGACCGCCTTCACTTCCCGTTCGAGTTTGTCGACGTCGAGTGATCGTGCCATTACATCCTCAAACGGTCTGCAGGTGGTCCGCCCGGAGTTCCTCGTCCGAGTACTCCTGTCCGTGGACCTCTTTCATGTGTTTTCGCGCCAGTTCGACCGTCTCTTCTTCGTCTTCCGATTGGATGATGAATCGGCAGGTGTCCGATACCGACTCGCAATCGAGTTTGTGTGCGTGTGCCATCGTGATCAGTCTCCTCCGGCCTTCGCCTGAGTTTGTAGGTGTGTCGCGATCTCTTCGACTTCCGATTTGAAGACGTCGACGTCGTAATCCTGCGCCTGGATCATCGCGCTGTACCGTGGCGTGTAACTCGCCAGGAAGGCGAGTTCTGCGAGTTCGTCGTCCGTCGCGCCGTGGAGCTGGGCGGCGCCGCGGTGGAAGTGTCTGCAGTACTCACAGCCGATCGCCGCCGCCATCGCGAGTCCGACGAACTCGCGGGTCTTGGGGTCTATCTCGGTCTCTCCGAAGAGAAAACGCTTCAAGATCGGCCACTCGTTGATCAGCTCCTGCTCGGGTAGCGCCGTCAGATACCCCGGAACGATTCCGAGCGTCTCCTCGATGTCCGTTACCGTCTCGTCGTACGGTTGGTGGTGTGTTGTCGCCATGGCGTTCACCCGTTCTCTCCCCGTAGAACGGTTCGTGGCATTCGGCATCACGACAAGTGTTACCGAATGACATATTTCTCTACTCGGCCAGAGTACTTAATGAATTTTTATGATATTCAAGAGTGTGAAAGCCAGAGCGTCAGTCGACCCGTCCAGTCGGCAATAGCCCCTTCAGTGACGACAGCTCCGTTCGGTCGACCGACTGCAATGAGTGAGTTGCCGATCCAGAGATTCCCGGAGTATCGATCAGTACAGGCCGAACGAGAGCCGATCGCGCGACCCCATGTTTGGCATTGACACGCAATCCATATCCGGCCTGCCGTCTTCTAGAGATCGTTCGAGAGAACGGGTGATCCCGATGAACCAACGCACGAGAGGACGTCGACGATGAAGGACGATACTCGAGTACCAGACTACGCGAGCGTAACGAAGGGCCAGCGTGAGACGTGGTCTAGCGGCGATTTTAACGAGATCGCCCGCCAGAACGTGGAGATGGCCGAGAGACTCTGCAACGCCGTCGACCCACATCCCGGCCAGCGAGTCCTGGACGTGGCCTGTGGAAGCGGAACGGCGGCGCTGATCGCGGAGCGACGGTACTGCGACGTCACGGGGGTAGACTACGTGCCGGAGTTGATCGAGCGAGCGGAGACGCGGGCGCGTGTCAACGGCCAGGAGATCGACTTCCAGGTCGGTGACGCGCAGGACATGCCCTTCCCCGACGAAGACTTCGACGCGGTGGTCTCGGTCTACGGTGTGCAGTTTGCGCCCGACCAGCAACGGGCGGCGCGCGAATTGATCCGAGTGTGCAAACCGGGCGGCACGATCGGCCTGGCGGGCCCGATTCCCGCGGGGTGGAGCGGCGACTGGTTCGAGACGCACGCCCGGTACGTCCCGCCACCCCCCGGCGTCCCGTCGCCCCTCCGGTGGGGAACCAGCGGTGGACTCGACGAACTACTCGGAGCAGGCACGCGGTCGATTACCAGCGAGCGACGAACGACACGGCAGTACTATCGATCGATCGACCACGCGGTGGACGTGTTCAGCACGTACTTCGGTCCGACGATACGGGCGCTCGAAACGCTCGATGCGGCGGGGAGAGCGCGCCTTCGAACCGACCTCGAGGAGGTGTTCGATCGCTACAACCTGGCGACGGACGGGACGGCCATCGTCGAGAACCAGTACGCCCAGACAATCGCCACTCGTGCGTAAGAGGACCGATCGGATTGCGCCGTGTCCAACCCGGTCCGTCGCTGGACTCACGCGGACGACGGTGTACTTGTCGGCCTCATCTCGCGTCTCCGTTACGCCGTCTTCCGTACGCTCCAGTACGGCATCGATCTCTTCGTGGCGGCGCTCGCGGGCGTTCCGTAACCATGAGGACGGACCCACGCGCACGGCGAACTACCCATCCCCGTGTCACCGAACTACTGCCTGTACGTCGGGGTGAGTCCTTCTTTCGAGAGGACCGCGCGCGACGGCAGTGGCGTCGACGACGGGACTCGGACGATACAATTACGGTCCGTCGGTCGACACTGGGTACGTATGACCGTTTTAGCGGCCATCGACGATATCGAACGTTCGACGACCGTCGTCGAGATCGCCCACGATCTCGCCGAAGCCTACGACGACACGCTCGTCGCCTTGCACGTCGTCCCGGAAGCGGAGTTTCAGGAACACCGAGAGTCCATCCGACAGATTCCCGAGTTCGAAGACTACTCGATCGAGCAAGAACAGGGCAGTGCGGCGGAGTTCGCCACGAAGTTCGTCCGGAACGTCGTCGACGACCTCGATCAAAACCGATTCGAAGCGCGCGGACGCATCGGAGACGTCACCGACGAGATCCTGGCCGAAGCCGACCGCCTCGATCCCCGATACCTCGTCATCAGCGGCCGACGACGGTCGCCAACCGGCAAAGCGGTGTTCGGAAACACGACTCAGCAGATCCTGCTCAACGCCGAGTGTCCCGTCGTGACGCGACTGGAATCCTAAATCCGTTAGATCACTAGGTAACACTCTGTTCGAGGTCGGATGCGTACCGAAATGGTACCCAACATTCCGTCAGTACGATTCGACGGTGAGGCCATCGACATGCTCGAAGTCCCCATCGTTCGTGACGATCGCTTCCTCGTAGACGAGTCCGGTGGCCGCGACGATCGCGTCTGCCGGTCCGAGATTCGGCTTCGAGTCGCTCGTCAGGTGCGCACCCTCGACCGTGCCCGCCCGCCTGGCGATTCGTTCGTCGAGCGGGACGACCGGCTTGTTCGCCACGAGCGCGTCGTATACCAGAGCGTTCTCCGCCGGCGTGGCTCCCGCTCCGACCCCGACGTAGAGTTCTTCGACGACGACCGTCGGAACGCGGGTGGGGACGCCAGCGGCTTCGAAATCCGCGGCGAGCGCAAGCGCGGCGTCTTCTTCGGCCCTGAGCGAGATGAGAAACTCGGTGTCGAGGATCATTCTCCGTCCGCACCCACCCGGTCGAGGAGTTTTCGGCGGTCTTCGGCGGCGGTTTCCTCGGAGCGTTCGAGCAGGTCCCGGTGGCGCGCCGCATCCTCGTCGGTGTACCCGCCCGCGAAGTCGAGAAGCGAGTAGTCCGACGTGAGTCGGTCGATCGCCGCCGAAAACGTCTCGTCCTCGCGCTTTTTCGACTTGATGCGCTCGTAGACGTCTTCGTCGAGTCTGACCGTCTTCGTGGCCATGTGTATACGTCGTATACGAGAGACGGTCAATCTTTCGCCGGCCGGCGTTCGATCGCTTGCGTACACGCCGGACTAGGCGTTCTCAACGGTTCTGATCAGTACGCGGGTCTCGAAGGGGACCCCGATACCGCCACGTGTAACAGCGATCGGTAGATACATAATAATTGACTCATAACGGTTGAACGGAAGCGGCGCTCCATCGTTCGCGCGGGGACATGCGCAGAAAATGTCCCGGGTGGGTCCAGCACCCGAGACGTGGCTTCCGAAAACCATGAGGGGTTTTCAGTCACCATGGTACGCTACAAACCTTCGAGACAAAAAGGTCTCGCACGACTGCGGTATCGACAGCGAACGCTACGTCCGGTCGAAATCGTATTTTCCAAACCGGCACGGGCGGAGGATCGTCGATGACCGACAACCCGTTCTGTTACCGGTGTAACGACTCGCTCGACGGTTGCCACTGGATTCGCCTCACGACGGAGCACCGCGGCGCGGTCGCCGACAACTACCGCGACGTCGAGCGGTTCGTCTGTCCCGACTGCCTGGCCGCGATCGGGTTGCTCGAGATCGAACGGTCGGCCGATCCGGCCCGAACGACCGAAGCGCCGACGGACGTCCCCGGACAACCGGGCGTTCGATCCAAACCGGAGACGCCAACCCGACGGACGCCGTCTGAACGATCACCAGGGACGCGACGCTGACGCGGGCCGCACGGGGTATAGACGGACTGGAATCACGCACGGGATGCTCGACGGGTACACGATTGAACGCCGGGTGGGAGTCGAGCGCGAAACGCGTGTTCGACCAGCCGCCGAATCCGATTCACTCGATTGCGTCGATCGACACGAACGCGACCGAAGCGCGGGCTCACCGCGTATCGGGTTCCGAGACGTGCCTGAGGCGCTCGCGGGCGGACTCCCGAACGTCCTCGGCCGTCACGGTCCGATCGATCGTCAGTGGCCGACCGTTCAGGAGAACGGGGTCGGCGGGGCACAACAGGTCGACCAGTTCGTCGGTGGAGGCGGTCCCCGGCGCGCGGAGGGTTCGTCCGAACAGGACGACGCGGTCGGAGAGGAGTTGCTGGATTCCAGAGAGCGAAGATTCGCGGTCGTCGCACGTTCGAGCGACCGATCCCAGGCGGTGGTCGTCCGGAAACGACGTCACGTAGCGAAACTCGTGTTCGTCGAGTCCGACCGAGTCGATGCGATAGTAGTTTTTGACGCTTCCCCCGGCGCTCACCGGACACGCGAGCGGGTGGCCGATCACCCGCGGCGATCGACGGTCGGCGAGCCCGGAGAGCCGAGCGCACTCGACCAGCGGGTACGACAGCGCGAGCAGCGACGCGAACGAGTTCACCGCCGCCGCCGATCGATCCGTCGCGCCGACCACCCCGAGTGCGCCCGCGCGAACGAGCGCCCTCGCCGCCTCGGAGAGCGCGTCGTCCCGCCCCGCCAGGACGATCGCGCCCGCGTCGACTCCGTCGACCGCCCGAAGGTCGATCGAGCCGTCGGCGCACGCTAATACGCCCTCTGACCACGGCAGTTCGCAGAAAAACAGCGCCGCCGGCTCCGAGAGCGTCCGCTCGAATTCCTCGACCGTCGGCGACTCGAGGACGGAAACCGGGCCGCGAAAGCGCTCGTGTCGGTCGAACCGGTCGCGAAACCACGCCGCACGGTCGGGGTCGTCGGTTGCGAACGTCAATCGTGCCGCATCAGGAGACGGCGCCGCGTACGACAGCGCGTTCTCGAACGCCGCCGGACACAGCAGCGGGCCATCCGAACCGTGGCTGTACGCTCGGACGAGCGGATCGGCGTCTAGGTTCCCGATCGCTCGATCCGGCGACCCGGTTCGGGTGCCGCTGCCATTGACGCTCTCGGCGTCGGGACGGTCCCGCGTCGAACTCGTCGGCGTGTCGGTGACACGAACCCGTCCCAGCCGGTGGAGGATCGACGGCAACAGCGGGGCGTCCGCCGACGTCGGTCGCACGACCGCCGAGAGCGGCCACCGCGGGAGGTGGCGCTCGACCACCTCGCTCGACACCTCGAGGTACTCGACGAGCTGCGTCGAGAGCGATTCGCCGTACAGGTTCGGCGGATAGAACGACAGCTCGCCCGCCAGCTCGCCGTAGGCCGACGGGTCGTGCGAGACCGTCCCGGCGGTGCGCACGAGCGTATCGAGGAGAAAACATCGTCCCAGCACGTCGGCGACGCTCGCCTCGAGTTCCGACCCAGATTCGCCCAGCGGGTGGGTGTAGCCGTTCTCGAGGTGGATCGCCGCTTCGTCGCCGGCCTCGACCGTCGCCCCGAGGTAGAACGAAAGCGGCGCGATGCGGTAGGCGTCGGGGAACCGCTCTGGCACGCTGATCGTCACCCCCGTCTCGGGCTTCGACAGGCCGAACGGGACGTCGAGGTGCTCGCCGACGCGGAGTTCCGGGGGGTGTCCGCGGATGGTCGGCCACGTTCGCTCGGACGTACACTCGTGAATCGACGACGCCAGGTACGGAAGCACATCGAGCAGTGCGCCCGCGTCGTCCGGTATCGTGACGGTCGCCTCGGGGCGCGTGTGTAACGAACGCGCGCCGATCACGACCGAGACGGGCTCGGGAAATTCGATCGTCGCGGCGCGGTCGCGCTCGTTCTCGAAGGCGTACTCGTACTCGACCGGCGTCCCCTCGACCCGGACGTACACCATCGTCGCCCCCGTGAGCGAGAGGACGTACGTCCCTGACGGGAGCGAGACCGATTCGTCGTGGATGCCGCCGACCTGCTCGCCGCGGTCGTCCCAGGCGGCGGTACAATAGGCCTGTGGAATCGACAGCCGCTTCGCCGTCGTGCGCACCGCGGCGTCGACCGGGACAGGAAACAGCGCCGTCGTCGCGGACACGAGCGACGATTCGCGGTCCGCGACGACGTCAACCGTCGCGCTCTCGATTTCGTCCCGGACGCGGATTGTCGAGTCGGTGCGCGTGATCGACACCCGCCCACGATCACCGTCCCCGTCGTGCATTCGTCGGAACGAAGCGCGCGGAGGGATATAGGTGGTATGGCTGCGTTTGAACGGACTCCGATACGGCCACCCGAAACAGCGATCAGCAGCTGCCTTTCAATCGAGCAGTGAATTGTAACCACTCGTGACGGCGAGCGGAATCGTCGCCACCATGACGTTGTAGAATTCGGCATAGTCGCCGGAGACGGTCGCCGCCGTGATTGGCAGCTGTCCGCACAGCCGGGGGTCGACACGCTGTTTCCCGGTGTTCGTCGATCGATCACCGGCAAGACCGAGGTTCCTGCCGAGCAAGACGGCGCTCGCGGCGTTCTCAGCGTCCGTCGTGCTCGTCTCGTCGTCGGTCGGTCCTGGCGGACGACGCGGTGAGTCCGTCGACTCAACTCGTATCGCGTCTCCTGAGGTGTCGGTCCGCGCGGCCTCGATCCCCGTTCGACCGATCGCCACAGCCCGGGTAGTGCAAGTTTCACACCCTTGTACGCGGTCGTTCAGCGTTTCACTGCCCCGGTACTGACGTCCCACACGTCCGAACCACGGGTGTCCGGGGTACCAGAGATTCGATTCTGGTCCGTGCCACTACCGAGCGGCCGAACCCGTCGTCGCATCGGCCGAGTACGCCTCCTGGCCCTCGGCCGCCGAGAACGGTTCGAGGCCGTGCCGGACCGCCGTTACGGCGTCTCGACCGGGCCGCCGTGTCCCGATCGGTCGCCGGTTGGCGGTTCACGTCCGCGCCACCGACCGAGGCCCAGCCGTCGCGATCAGGCTTCGAGCGTCGGGGCCAACCCATACACACGTCCGTCTCGTTCGTGAACGTATGACTTCGAAGTCCGACGAGGTTCGGGTCTGGCTGGTCGATCGCGGCTACACCGATCGCGACCTCATCGTCCTCAGGTACGCGACGCCGGACGGCGATCGCGTCTACCGAAGAGAGGTGGCCTCGCAGGCGATCGGAACCGTGACCGCGGCCAGGGGCGTCTCTCCCGACGATCTCGCGTCAGTCGACGAGCCGGAAACCCGCGAGCGATACGCCGACGAGGCCGCCCGGATGGCCGAGCGCCACGCTCCCGACGACTCGGTGTGATCGGTGCTCCCCCGACGAACCGATCTCGTGAGCTGCGGCCCCGACGACGCTACCAATCTTGCGGTCGAAGGAGTGCAACCGCACTGGGCAACGAAGAGCGCTCCCGCCCGGTCTATCGATCCAGCCGAATCGAACCGACCGACGCCGAGATGTCGAGTCG
This region includes:
- a CDS encoding antibiotic biosynthesis monooxygenase family protein encodes the protein MYLVTFRLAPGEYDAEFHELNETIQAVAEGTDGYLGKRTWTDPERDEVLVVYYWESLDALDSFGADSDHRRAKLRWTEWYDAYEVTVTEVRDAYGSGFGDDAGPPGAS
- a CDS encoding DUF1059 domain-containing protein translates to MAHAHKLDCESVSDTCRFIIQSEDEEETVELARKHMKEVHGQEYSDEELRADHLQTV
- a CDS encoding universal stress protein encodes the protein MTVLAAIDDIERSTTVVEIAHDLAEAYDDTLVALHVVPEAEFQEHRESIRQIPEFEDYSIEQEQGSAAEFATKFVRNVVDDLDQNRFEARGRIGDVTDEILAEADRLDPRYLVISGRRRSPTGKAVFGNTTQQILLNAECPVVTRLES
- a CDS encoding antitoxin VapB family protein, with translation MATKTVRLDEDVYERIKSKKREDETFSAAIDRLTSDYSLLDFAGGYTDEDAARHRDLLERSEETAAEDRRKLLDRVGADGE
- a CDS encoding PIN domain-containing protein, encoding MILDTEFLISLRAEEDAALALAADFEAAGVPTRVPTVVVEELYVGVGAGATPAENALVYDALVANKPVVPLDERIARRAGTVEGAHLTSDSKPNLGPADAIVAATGLVYEEAIVTNDGDFEHVDGLTVESY
- a CDS encoding carboxymuconolactone decarboxylase family protein, whose translation is MATTHHQPYDETVTDIEETLGIVPGYLTALPEQELINEWPILKRFLFGETEIDPKTREFVGLAMAAAIGCEYCRHFHRGAAQLHGATDDELAELAFLASYTPRYSAMIQAQDYDVDVFKSEVEEIATHLQTQAKAGGD
- a CDS encoding class I SAM-dependent methyltransferase, with the protein product MKDDTRVPDYASVTKGQRETWSSGDFNEIARQNVEMAERLCNAVDPHPGQRVLDVACGSGTAALIAERRYCDVTGVDYVPELIERAETRARVNGQEIDFQVGDAQDMPFPDEDFDAVVSVYGVQFAPDQQRAARELIRVCKPGGTIGLAGPIPAGWSGDWFETHARYVPPPPGVPSPLRWGTSGGLDELLGAGTRSITSERRTTRQYYRSIDHAVDVFSTYFGPTIRALETLDAAGRARLRTDLEEVFDRYNLATDGTAIVENQYAQTIATRA
- a CDS encoding methyltransferase domain-containing protein, whose product is MARSLDVDKLEREVKAVYRDVAETPDGEFHFEMGRPLAARLGYRPADLEWAPDEAIDSFAGVGYHFDLADLRTGEDVLDLGSGSGMDVFVAAGHVGENGSVAGLDMTDEQLANARRLRDEMGFQNVSFERGYVEELPFDDETFDVVVSNGVINLSAAKDRVFSEMRRVLKPGGRIALSDIVSERRLSEGIKTDADLWAACIGGAEQVDDYASMIETPGFEIDALRDNSQYEFTSDRAKGACHTYGVKSISLTARSQD